From one Suicoccus acidiformans genomic stretch:
- a CDS encoding DeoR/GlpR family DNA-binding transcription regulator — translation MMNANDRRDLILQILREKKEIKIIELSEMINVSRETIRNDIKILENEDGRVKKTYGGAKLEESSRETAYEIRRQANRRGKLAIAKLASGLVEEGDTIYLDYGTTNLEIAKQLVAKNHLTVVTNTLPIINVLAKNETINLFVPGGYIRRVEFSLAGTTSMQAIQDIYVKYGFFGCSGIHMNYGITNIVDSEAEFSKMMMNRSTNVFIVADGTKFGRVSYKQLADFEEINKIITDQIPDSQKETVNFFKEFYPNLDVIQSDYRI, via the coding sequence ATGATGAATGCAAATGATAGACGAGATTTAATTTTACAAATATTACGTGAAAAAAAAGAAATAAAAATTATTGAGCTTAGTGAGATGATTAATGTATCACGCGAAACGATTAGAAATGATATAAAAATATTGGAAAATGAGGATGGTAGAGTTAAGAAGACTTACGGAGGTGCAAAACTTGAAGAGTCCTCTCGGGAAACAGCTTATGAAATAAGAAGGCAAGCTAATCGACGAGGGAAACTTGCAATAGCAAAACTAGCTAGTGGGTTGGTTGAGGAAGGCGATACAATATACCTTGATTACGGAACTACCAATTTAGAAATTGCTAAACAATTAGTAGCAAAAAACCATTTGACTGTTGTCACTAATACATTACCAATTATTAATGTACTTGCTAAGAATGAAACAATAAATTTATTTGTACCGGGTGGTTATATAAGAAGGGTGGAGTTTTCTTTGGCTGGAACAACATCCATGCAGGCTATTCAAGATATTTATGTGAAGTATGGTTTTTTTGGCTGCTCAGGGATACATATGAACTATGGTATTACTAATATTGTTGATAGCGAAGCAGAGTTTTCGAAGATGATGATGAATCGTAGTACGAATGTATTTATTGTTGCTGATGGGACAAAATTTGGAAGAGTATCATATAAACAATTAGCTGATTTCGAAGAAATAAACAAGATAATTACTGATCAAATACCAGATAGTCAAAAAGAAACAGTTAATTTCTTTAAAGAATTTTATCCCAATTTAGATGTAATCCAAAGTGATTATCGTATTTAA
- a CDS encoding transposase domain-containing protein: MSQKHLFAKSYTGAKTGRVIITILETAKANRFDPWRYMNYLLTHLPNEFCLIGADLSKYLSWSHTVQQVCADQIKKLL; encoded by the coding sequence GTGTCGCAAAAACATCTTTTTGCCAAAAGCTATACGGGAGCTAAAACTGGAAGAGTTATTATTACGATTCTAGAAACAGCGAAAGCCAACAGGTTTGATCCATGGCGTTATATGAATTATCTTCTCACACACCTTCCGAATGAGTTTTGTTTAATTGGTGCGGACTTGTCAAAATATCTATCTTGGTCACATACAGTTCAACAAGTCTGTGCTGACCAAATTAAAAAACTATTGTAA
- the istB gene encoding IS21-like element helper ATPase IstB, which produces MLTIAEAANELKLPYLKENYQHLLLEYTSRGLDLEEALTEILTEEVEQRRNRSYQRRIRQAKFSQKKYLMDFDEKVFKEGVRQQLRELKTLNFIQEKQNVILIGNPGTGKTHFSIGLGMEACLQNYHVQFVNAPNLVIELREAVTQSQFYRFKQRLNKVDLLIVDELGYLSFDEAGAELLFNLLSNRMGKGSTMITTNLTFDRWQECFKDPTLTGALVDRLAFKAHVVDMRGESYRMKQTSAWKEAQASQKEV; this is translated from the coding sequence ATGTTAACAATCGCAGAAGCCGCTAATGAACTAAAACTTCCCTATCTGAAGGAAAATTACCAACACCTGCTCCTGGAATATACGAGTCGCGGACTGGATTTGGAAGAAGCCCTCACAGAGATATTGACAGAGGAGGTGGAACAACGTCGAAATCGAAGCTATCAAAGAAGGATTCGACAGGCCAAGTTTAGCCAAAAGAAGTACCTGATGGACTTTGACGAGAAAGTGTTTAAGGAAGGTGTTCGCCAACAACTACGCGAATTAAAGACCCTGAATTTTATTCAAGAGAAACAGAACGTCATTCTTATTGGCAACCCTGGAACAGGGAAGACGCATTTTAGCATTGGTCTTGGCATGGAGGCCTGTCTGCAGAATTATCATGTACAGTTCGTAAATGCCCCAAATCTTGTTATTGAATTAAGAGAGGCCGTCACGCAAAGTCAATTTTATCGCTTCAAACAGCGATTAAATAAGGTCGATCTCTTGATTGTCGATGAATTAGGTTATTTATCCTTTGATGAAGCCGGGGCTGAGCTTCTGTTTAATCTTCTTTCTAATCGGATGGGAAAGGGCTCTACAATGATTACGACGAACCTTACCTTTGATCGCTGGCAGGAATGCTTTAAAGACCCGACCTTAACGGGAGCCCTGGTGGATCGTTTAGCCTTTAAGGCGCATGTTGTGGACATGCGAGGGGAGAGTTATCGGATGAAGCAGACCAGTGCCTGGAAGGAGGCGCAAGCCAGCCAAAAGGAGGTATGA
- the istA gene encoding IS21 family transposase produces MIRINKEFEVIHRFRNGESIRKISRDMDIDRKTIRRIRDRYQAGIDALDDAQNEKEIEAATEQLVLERKYDTSNRKKRTFTPEVEARMSELLEKEREKDRRLGPHKQALTAKAVYEILAEEGYAIKYRTVAHYWSKMKAKAKEAFIKQNYALGARVEFDFGEVKLEIEGVVKTYYLAVWASPASDYYWAYLYTNQKKAVFQDAHVRFFENLGGVYAELVYDNMRNVVTRFIGRNEKELNPQLIQLATYYGFNINVTNCFSGNEKGTVESRVKHVRQNCFTKKYQFQSLDEARQHLEESLRTLNQESRLEEEKGHLLKYRPPFELAELCQLSVTKYATIHYQKNQYSVPDYLVGKRVQIKAYADYLVVYANEQEVARHNKIEGSHGFQLDISHYIKTLKKKPGALEHSLVLQQTPGLETLYHKYYSGHPKEFIEQLEKYHSLSGEALCQQLAYDQLVQRVTTENEGVPKNQEAILHQTEATLHQLNALYGLEESLC; encoded by the coding sequence GTGATTCGTATCAATAAAGAATTCGAAGTGATTCACCGTTTTAGAAATGGGGAATCCATTAGGAAAATTAGCAGAGACATGGACATTGATAGAAAAACGATTCGAAGAATAAGGGATCGATACCAAGCAGGTATAGATGCTTTGGATGACGCTCAAAATGAGAAAGAAATCGAAGCAGCAACCGAACAATTAGTCTTAGAAAGAAAATATGATACTTCCAATCGGAAAAAAAGAACCTTTACACCAGAGGTGGAAGCTAGAATGAGCGAATTACTGGAAAAAGAAAGAGAAAAGGATCGAAGGCTAGGACCTCATAAACAAGCACTAACGGCTAAGGCTGTTTATGAAATCCTAGCAGAGGAAGGGTATGCGATTAAATACCGGACAGTCGCTCATTACTGGTCAAAAATGAAAGCGAAAGCTAAAGAGGCTTTTATCAAGCAAAATTATGCATTGGGTGCACGGGTGGAGTTCGATTTTGGAGAGGTCAAATTAGAAATTGAGGGCGTGGTTAAAACCTATTATCTCGCTGTGTGGGCTAGCCCTGCTTCAGATTATTACTGGGCTTACCTCTATACCAACCAGAAAAAAGCTGTCTTTCAGGATGCGCATGTGCGATTTTTTGAAAACCTGGGTGGGGTGTATGCGGAGCTTGTCTATGACAATATGAGAAATGTGGTCACTCGTTTTATTGGGCGTAATGAAAAGGAGCTAAACCCCCAACTCATCCAATTAGCCACTTATTATGGGTTTAATATTAATGTCACCAATTGCTTCAGTGGGAATGAGAAGGGAACAGTAGAGAGTCGTGTAAAGCATGTCAGACAAAACTGTTTCACCAAAAAATATCAATTTCAATCTTTAGATGAAGCTCGCCAGCATTTGGAAGAGTCCTTACGGACTTTGAATCAAGAGAGTCGTTTGGAAGAAGAAAAAGGCCACCTTCTTAAATACCGTCCTCCCTTTGAACTGGCAGAACTTTGTCAGCTCAGCGTCACAAAGTATGCCACGATTCATTATCAGAAGAATCAGTATTCTGTCCCTGACTACTTGGTAGGGAAGCGAGTTCAGATCAAGGCTTATGCCGATTATCTCGTGGTTTATGCCAATGAACAAGAAGTGGCCAGGCATAATAAAATAGAGGGTTCCCATGGGTTTCAGCTTGATATCAGTCACTATATCAAAACCCTCAAGAAGAAACCTGGTGCTCTGGAACACTCGCTGGTTCTTCAACAAACCCCCGGCTTGGAAACACTCTATCATAAATATTATAGCGGACACCCTAAAGAATTCATAGAACAACTTGAGAAATACCATAGCCTCAGTGGAGAGGCTTTGTGCCAGCAATTGGCCTATGATCAGTTGGTGCAACGTGTCACAACGGAAAATGAGGGTGTTCCTAAAAATCAGGAGGCGATTCTTCATCAGACAGAAGCAACGCTCCATCAATTAAATGCTCTCTATGGTTTGGAGGAAAGCTTATGTTAA
- a CDS encoding PTS sugar transporter subunit IIA codes for MALLDEKFIFIDLQVDNQDKLFEVLGAPLISESLVDEDYILALKEREKKFPTGLPLPIGVAIPHTEGSYVKKDKLVVATLKNSIIFNEMGGDKDDFVDVSLVIMLVIGDGAGHLDMLTKIISLVQDENVVKNIIDMTSETEIVRVFNEYLNL; via the coding sequence ATGGCTTTACTAGATGAAAAGTTCATATTTATAGACTTGCAAGTAGATAATCAGGATAAATTATTTGAAGTACTTGGAGCACCGCTGATATCAGAATCTTTGGTTGATGAAGACTATATTCTAGCATTAAAAGAAAGAGAGAAAAAATTTCCGACAGGGTTACCACTTCCAATAGGTGTGGCCATCCCACATACTGAAGGTTCTTATGTAAAGAAAGATAAGCTCGTGGTTGCTACATTAAAAAATAGTATTATCTTTAATGAAATGGGTGGTGATAAAGATGATTTTGTAGATGTGTCTTTAGTTATCATGTTAGTAATAGGAGATGGAGCGGGGCACCTTGATATGCTGACAAAAATTATTTCATTAGTCCAAGATGAAAACGTTGTTAAAAATATTATTGATATGACTAGTGAAACAGAGATTGTTAGAGTGTTTAATGAGTATTTAAATTTATAG
- the gatB gene encoding PTS galactitol transporter subunit IIB: protein MARKIIYVACGGAVATSTVAANKVKELLKDKGIDAEVNQCRISELNSYKDTADAFVTTAKVSKDYGIPVIHGAPFITGIKQEQAEEALLQALTEE from the coding sequence ATGGCAAGAAAAATAATATATGTCGCGTGCGGAGGAGCAGTAGCAACTTCTACAGTTGCAGCTAATAAAGTAAAAGAATTGTTAAAGGATAAAGGTATAGATGCAGAAGTAAATCAGTGTAGAATTAGTGAGTTGAACTCGTATAAAGATACCGCTGATGCATTTGTTACAACAGCGAAGGTATCGAAAGATTACGGCATTCCGGTGATTCATGGGGCTCCGTTTATTACCGGCATTAAACAAGAACAGGCAGAAGAAGCTCTATTACAAGCATTAACTGAAGAATAG
- a CDS encoding PTS galactitol transporter subunit IIC, whose translation MNVILNIVQYIVDLGASVMLPIIIFILGMLFRQGVGKSLKSALTIGVGFIGIGLVVDLLNANLGPAAQSMAERFSLNLSVVDLGWPGTSPFAWASDMGLIAIPVSIVVNIIMLLTRTTKVVNVDIWNIWHMAFTGAIVQVATGSFLMGIVGVVIHSILAFKFGDIYQSVTDNYFGLEGVAIPHGTSSYMGVFAKPIDDLIEAIPGLNKINFNTDTLEERIGAFGDPTVIGGVLGFVIGLLAGYNIGDALLLAVQMAAVMVLMPVVVKFIMQGLLPISEAAKVFLDKRFQGGEFLVGMDPALLLGDPQVISTGLLFIPITILIAALVPGNEVLPFGDLATVSFFVAMAVAIHKGNIFRSLISGSIIMTITVWISNQMIGLQTTLGQQVNLVEEGVRVSSLDQAGSPITYLAANILNGNIPFGVIVIGIIYVVAYGYTYVAYKKKRLYIPDED comes from the coding sequence ATGAACGTTATATTAAATATAGTTCAATATATAGTTGATTTAGGAGCATCGGTTATGCTACCTATAATCATCTTTATATTGGGAATGTTATTTAGGCAAGGTGTTGGAAAATCTCTAAAATCAGCATTGACTATTGGTGTTGGTTTTATTGGAATTGGTCTTGTAGTTGATTTATTGAACGCCAACTTAGGTCCAGCGGCTCAATCTATGGCTGAGCGATTTAGTTTAAATCTATCTGTTGTAGATTTAGGCTGGCCCGGCACATCTCCTTTTGCCTGGGCTTCTGACATGGGGCTAATCGCAATACCGGTTTCGATTGTAGTTAATATTATTATGCTCTTAACAAGAACTACTAAAGTTGTGAATGTTGATATCTGGAATATTTGGCACATGGCTTTTACGGGAGCGATAGTTCAGGTTGCTACTGGTAGTTTTTTGATGGGTATAGTAGGAGTTGTAATTCATTCTATACTTGCTTTTAAATTTGGAGATATTTATCAATCTGTAACAGATAACTATTTTGGATTAGAAGGCGTAGCCATTCCTCATGGTACATCATCTTATATGGGAGTATTTGCAAAACCAATTGATGATTTGATTGAGGCTATACCTGGCTTAAATAAAATTAATTTTAACACTGATACTTTGGAAGAAAGAATTGGGGCTTTTGGTGATCCTACCGTCATAGGTGGAGTTTTAGGCTTTGTAATAGGGTTGCTAGCGGGATATAACATTGGTGATGCATTATTATTAGCCGTACAAATGGCTGCTGTAATGGTTTTAATGCCTGTAGTTGTGAAATTTATTATGCAAGGTCTTTTACCAATTTCGGAGGCTGCTAAAGTTTTCCTAGATAAAAGATTTCAAGGTGGCGAATTCCTGGTAGGGATGGACCCAGCATTACTTCTTGGTGACCCTCAAGTTATTTCTACCGGATTATTATTTATTCCAATAACCATATTAATTGCTGCGTTGGTACCTGGTAATGAGGTCCTTCCTTTCGGAGATTTAGCGACTGTAAGTTTCTTTGTTGCTATGGCTGTTGCAATCCATAAAGGGAATATCTTTAGATCATTAATTAGCGGTTCTATAATTATGACTATTACAGTTTGGATATCTAATCAAATGATTGGCTTACAAACAACTCTAGGTCAGCAAGTAAATTTAGTTGAAGAAGGGGTAAGGGTATCTTCGCTAGACCAAGCAGGTAGCCCAATCACATATTTAGCAGCAAATATCTTAAACGGAAACATTCCTTTTGGAGTAATTGTTATAGGCATTATTTATGTTGTTGCTTATGGCTATACTTATGTAGCTTATAAGAAAAAAAGATTATATATCCCAGATGAAGATTAA
- a CDS encoding galactitol-1-phosphate 5-dehydrogenase: MKALQVINTKEMELVDIETPSPCKDEVLIKVAYCGVCGSDLARYFKGQVHKFPQILGHEFSGIIESVGDSVKSIEVGDRVAVAPLKPCGKCHMCETGEPAMCTNYSFIGSREPGAMAEYVVAPERNVMVIPDELSLKEAALVEPLTVAIHGVDRLKVESGDVALVLGSGTIGLLTIGVLRAKGVKKIIATDLSEEKLKYAKNMGADVAIDTTEVTLDDYFKDQQLPDLVYETAGSPYTHVEAFKFVRKKGQVCYIGTSTSEITFNHKEFELINRGELTVTGSWMSYSAPFPGKEWGAALNYLANKEIMVKDLITGVHSLEDKSLPFNRLIDKDIVAVDEIYEISKEEE; this comes from the coding sequence ATGAAAGCTTTGCAAGTAATCAACACTAAGGAGATGGAGTTAGTAGATATAGAAACACCTAGTCCTTGTAAAGATGAGGTGCTGATAAAGGTGGCATATTGTGGAGTTTGTGGATCAGATTTAGCAAGGTATTTTAAAGGTCAAGTTCATAAGTTTCCACAAATTTTAGGGCATGAGTTTTCCGGGATAATAGAATCAGTTGGGGATTCAGTGAAAAGCATTGAGGTCGGTGATCGAGTTGCAGTTGCGCCTTTAAAACCTTGTGGGAAATGCCACATGTGTGAGACAGGCGAACCAGCTATGTGTACCAATTATAGTTTTATAGGTTCACGTGAACCTGGTGCGATGGCAGAATATGTTGTAGCTCCAGAAAGGAATGTGATGGTTATTCCTGATGAGCTTTCATTGAAAGAAGCTGCTTTAGTAGAACCGTTAACTGTTGCTATTCATGGAGTTGATAGACTTAAAGTAGAATCTGGGGATGTTGCTCTAGTGTTAGGATCAGGAACGATTGGCTTACTTACAATCGGTGTATTACGAGCAAAAGGCGTAAAAAAAATCATTGCAACAGATTTAAGTGAAGAAAAATTAAAATATGCAAAAAATATGGGTGCAGATGTTGCGATAGACACTACAGAAGTTACTTTAGATGATTATTTTAAAGATCAACAATTGCCGGATCTTGTATATGAGACAGCGGGATCACCGTATACTCACGTAGAAGCGTTTAAATTTGTGCGAAAAAAAGGACAAGTCTGTTATATCGGTACAAGTACAAGTGAAATTACTTTTAACCATAAAGAGTTTGAGTTAATTAATCGCGGCGAGTTAACAGTTACAGGCTCTTGGATGTCTTACTCAGCGCCTTTTCCAGGAAAAGAATGGGGTGCTGCACTAAATTATTTAGCTAATAAAGAAATTATGGTAAAGGATCTTATAACAGGCGTACATAGTTTAGAAGACAAGTCATTACCATTTAATCGTTTAATCGATAAGGATATTGTAGCTGTTGACGAAATATACGAGATTTCAAAGGAGGAAGAATAG
- the lacD gene encoding tagatose-bisphosphate aldolase gives MEMLKVSQDKYAKLENLSDENGIISALAIDQRGSLKKMIHSEKDSILEEFKVLISENLTTYASSILLDPEYGLPASKARDKNSGLILAYEKTGYDASSEERFPDLLDNWSVLRIKEKGADAVKILLYYDIDADPEINDVKHVFIERVGSECEAEEIPFFLEILTYDANNEDNKGKEYAKVKPHKVNEAMKLFSQDRFKVDVLKVEVPVNMNYVEGFCNNDYIYTQEEALEYFKSQSQATHLPFIFLSAGVSAELFQDTIEFAGKAGSTFNGVLCGRATWKEATDIFADDFDNHRKTKEWLNETGKENIEKLNKVVNENATSWKEKVIMK, from the coding sequence ATAGAAATGTTAAAAGTTTCTCAAGATAAGTATGCCAAACTAGAAAATCTTTCTGATGAAAATGGAATTATATCCGCATTGGCTATAGATCAAAGAGGGTCTTTGAAAAAAATGATTCATTCTGAAAAAGATAGTATCTTGGAAGAATTTAAAGTATTAATTTCTGAAAATCTCACAACTTATGCATCCTCAATTTTACTAGACCCAGAATACGGTCTGCCTGCTTCAAAAGCTAGAGATAAAAATAGTGGGTTAATTTTAGCGTACGAGAAAACTGGATATGATGCTTCTTCAGAGGAACGGTTCCCAGATCTTCTAGATAATTGGTCAGTATTGAGAATAAAAGAAAAGGGAGCAGATGCGGTAAAAATATTGTTGTATTATGATATTGATGCTGATCCAGAAATAAATGATGTTAAACACGTTTTTATTGAAAGAGTTGGGTCAGAATGTGAAGCGGAAGAAATTCCTTTTTTCCTAGAAATATTAACATATGATGCTAATAATGAAGATAATAAAGGGAAAGAATACGCTAAAGTAAAACCTCATAAAGTGAATGAAGCAATGAAATTATTTTCTCAAGATAGGTTTAAAGTAGATGTTTTAAAAGTTGAAGTTCCTGTAAATATGAACTATGTCGAAGGTTTTTGTAATAATGATTACATCTATACACAAGAAGAGGCGTTAGAGTATTTTAAATCACAGTCTCAGGCGACTCATTTACCGTTTATCTTCTTAAGCGCTGGAGTTTCTGCTGAGCTGTTTCAAGATACCATTGAGTTTGCTGGCAAGGCAGGTTCTACCTTTAATGGAGTCTTATGTGGTAGAGCTACTTGGAAAGAAGCCACAGATATATTCGCGGATGATTTTGACAATCATAGAAAAACTAAAGAATGGTTGAATGAAACTGGGAAAGAAAATATTGAAAAGTTAAACAAAGTCGTTAATGAAAATGCGACATCTTGGAAGGAAAAAGTAATCATGAAATAA
- a CDS encoding 1-phosphofructokinase family hexose kinase, with protein MIHLICPNPALDRTLLLTDALMEGIPNRPYKVKEFPGGKSFNVAYALNHGVQHEKVLVHTILGGPTGQYVLSLAEDKGIDVKFIEVEKNTRECNIIVEMKSGNIYPIYEQGFVLTQNLLKNLTESIIESISPKDIIVFSGSLMQGMPDDYIVQISSEVKDLDVQVLVDTSGHALKEVYKKSRPTLLKINDEEFNELIEGNLSEPEEFIDFFKNHLSSNIENIVVTLGSKGAVAKIDKRYLYLKVPEIKAKNPVASGDFFLGGLVSGVSKQIDLVEALKLSIAYSISNCLYWFPNIEEEDVQEYKKQIELKEF; from the coding sequence ATGATACATTTAATTTGTCCTAATCCTGCACTAGACAGAACATTACTATTAACCGATGCATTAATGGAAGGGATTCCCAATCGACCATATAAGGTAAAAGAATTTCCTGGTGGGAAAAGCTTTAATGTTGCTTATGCATTGAATCATGGAGTTCAACACGAAAAAGTGCTTGTTCATACTATTTTGGGTGGACCTACTGGACAATATGTTTTAAGCTTAGCAGAGGATAAAGGAATTGATGTAAAGTTTATAGAAGTGGAGAAGAACACTAGAGAATGCAATATTATAGTAGAAATGAAGAGTGGAAATATCTATCCTATTTATGAACAAGGTTTTGTTTTGACACAAAACTTATTAAAGAATCTTACTGAAAGTATAATTGAATCTATATCACCCAAAGATATTATAGTTTTTTCTGGTAGTCTTATGCAGGGTATGCCAGATGATTATATTGTGCAAATATCATCAGAAGTAAAAGATTTAGATGTTCAAGTATTGGTAGATACGAGCGGTCATGCATTAAAGGAAGTTTATAAAAAAAGTAGACCGACCTTATTAAAAATTAATGATGAAGAGTTTAATGAATTAATAGAGGGTAATCTATCGGAACCAGAAGAATTTATTGACTTCTTCAAAAATCATTTGTCATCAAATATAGAGAATATTGTTGTGACTTTGGGAAGTAAGGGAGCTGTCGCCAAGATTGATAAGAGGTATTTATACCTTAAAGTGCCTGAAATAAAAGCGAAGAATCCTGTAGCTTCAGGAGATTTCTTTCTTGGGGGGCTAGTGAGTGGAGTTTCGAAACAAATTGATTTAGTAGAAGCACTTAAGTTATCTATCGCATACTCTATTTCAAATTGCTTGTATTGGTTTCCAAATATAGAGGAAGAAGATGTACAAGAGTACAAAAAGCAAATTGAATTAAAGGAGTTTTGA
- a CDS encoding Cof-type HAD-IIB family hydrolase: protein MSEKHLYKSIVFLDLDGTLLNSNHEVTTNTKAALESARRNNHLLVIASGRPYSQISSLLSDLEFSSYILTNGQYIFYENKEIYNNYMDSNMIIELIEYCNDENIEVGFYNETKHAIRKSTPLVEKTLEHFFINKPLEDYDFHHKNNVNMMLLFTENTNHDLILKERFPSFNFFRTSPYSIDVISKGNSKATAIKTMISKLELEGLPTYSFGDSMNDIEMLEITDYSTAMKNGVDETKAVADYITDSNDKDGIVSGFIHWGLI from the coding sequence ATGAGTGAAAAACATCTATATAAATCCATTGTATTTTTAGATTTGGATGGAACTCTTTTGAATAGTAATCATGAAGTTACCACGAACACAAAAGCAGCACTTGAAAGTGCTCGAAGAAATAATCATTTACTAGTTATTGCATCTGGAAGACCTTACTCTCAAATATCTAGTCTTCTTTCTGATTTGGAATTTAGCTCCTATATACTCACAAATGGGCAGTATATTTTTTATGAGAATAAAGAAATTTATAATAACTACATGGATTCAAATATGATTATAGAGTTAATAGAATATTGCAACGATGAAAATATTGAGGTTGGGTTCTATAATGAAACAAAGCATGCTATTAGGAAATCTACACCTCTTGTTGAAAAGACACTTGAACATTTCTTTATAAATAAACCGTTAGAAGATTATGATTTTCATCATAAAAATAATGTAAATATGATGCTTTTATTTACCGAAAATACAAATCATGACCTTATATTAAAGGAGAGATTTCCTAGCTTTAATTTCTTTAGGACATCTCCATATTCTATTGATGTGATTAGCAAAGGGAATTCCAAAGCAACAGCAATTAAAACAATGATATCAAAATTAGAATTAGAAGGGTTACCCACATACTCCTTCGGAGATAGTATGAATGATATCGAAATGTTAGAAATAACGGACTATTCTACGGCCATGAAAAATGGTGTGGATGAAACAAAGGCAGTTGCAGATTATATTACTGACTCGAATGATAAAGATGGAATAGTTAGCGGTTTTATACATTGGGGATTGATTTAA
- a CDS encoding Mu transposase domain-containing protein, translating to MPTQIRKPKQKIAVEGAVGNIATHLIAELRHQTFTDFETLKQAVFNKLEAYNHQPFQKREGSRYLVFQSTEQEKLRPLPSTPFEIAEWVYRRKVQLDAHINFQSNTYSVPYQYIRKYVDLKVTKSHLEIYYHQERIATHKRFPAYQKYQRRTLPEHLPDFFNQPEWPDERRLQRAEEIGPYVLKVI from the coding sequence ATGCCGACCCAAATTAGAAAGCCTAAACAAAAAATTGCGGTGGAAGGCGCTGTGGGTAATATAGCGACTCATCTGATTGCAGAACTGCGCCATCAAACCTTTACTGACTTTGAAACGCTAAAACAGGCAGTCTTTAACAAATTGGAAGCTTATAATCACCAACCTTTTCAGAAGCGAGAAGGAAGTAGATACTTAGTCTTTCAATCTACTGAACAAGAAAAATTACGTCCACTACCTTCTACACCTTTTGAAATTGCTGAGTGGGTTTATCGTCGAAAAGTTCAATTAGATGCTCACATCAACTTTCAGTCCAATACCTATTCAGTCCCCTACCAATACATTAGAAAATATGTCGATCTCAAGGTGACTAAGAGTCATCTTGAAATTTATTACCATCAGGAACGCATTGCGACACACAAAAGGTTCCCTGCTTATCAAAAATATCAACGAAGGACACTTCCTGAACATTTACCCGATTTCTTTAATCAACCAGAATGGCCGGATGAAAGACGCTTACAGCGGGCGGAAGAAATTGGTCCTTATGTCTTAAAGGTCATCTAA
- a CDS encoding ATP-binding protein yields MIEKKTIRKLRQLDLNEFALALERQESLPGIQRQAFDQRLQEAIDYLYQEKYNKQVKGLIKRAKFRIPSANINSVHYTGRDLDELLFNELSICNFIQHKTNVVFQGFTGSGKTYLACALGIEACKQGFRTFYVRLPDLFIQKDEARLKNNGLKNLMIRYSNYDLLIIDEWLLDDILEDDLKFLFEIMKRRHDEHSTIFCTQFRKGDWHQRLGGGVHADAIMDRIVHNAIWFNTGNTNMREKFNQPII; encoded by the coding sequence ATGATTGAAAAGAAAACAATTCGAAAATTGAGACAATTAGATTTAAATGAATTTGCGCTAGCTCTAGAAAGACAAGAGTCGTTACCAGGAATTCAACGTCAAGCTTTTGACCAGAGACTACAAGAAGCCATCGATTATCTTTATCAAGAGAAATATAATAAGCAAGTCAAGGGACTTATCAAACGAGCCAAATTTAGGATTCCTAGTGCCAATATTAATTCCGTTCACTACACTGGGAGAGACCTGGATGAATTACTATTCAATGAATTATCAATTTGCAACTTTATCCAACACAAGACCAATGTTGTCTTCCAAGGATTTACAGGATCAGGTAAAACTTATTTGGCTTGTGCTTTAGGGATTGAAGCCTGTAAGCAAGGATTTAGGACCTTCTATGTTAGATTGCCAGATTTATTCATTCAAAAAGATGAGGCAAGGCTTAAGAACAATGGCCTCAAGAACTTAATGATCAGATACTCAAACTATGACTTGTTGATTATTGATGAATGGTTATTAGATGATATTCTTGAAGACGATTTGAAATTTCTTTTTGAAATCATGAAACGTCGCCACGACGAACATTCTACCATCTTTTGTACACAGTTTCGAAAGGGGGATTGGCACCAAAGATTGGGAGGTGGTGTCCATGCAGATGCGATAATGGATCGAATTGTTCATAATGCCATCTGGTTCAATACAGGCAACACAAATATGCGCGAAAAGTTCAACCAGCCCATCATTTAA